The Microbacter sp. GSS18 genome has a segment encoding these proteins:
- a CDS encoding DUF368 domain-containing protein: MTTPATTPPRTSATLLRAIPTFLLNALRGALIGMAELLPGISGGTIALITGVYERLIDSASAVVSAFKRLLFGPDRRAGFGEEIRRVEWMLIVPVIVGMGAMVLTLAGMIESLVSDNAEMARGLFFGLVAASIMVPLQLIPRARRSVGARVGGAVVFVIAAVAAFFSVEFAAGAIEVEPPLWVVFFAAMVAVCALVLPGVSGSFFLLAIGLYSPTLIAVDERDLAYLGVFAAGALVGLVTIVRVMKWMLDHHRRLTLIAMAGLMLGSLRALWPWQTLPAGEDHGVGTLTAPYDPISGPVVMAVVGAALVVGLVAVERRLQRQGAPIHVIAEDPAPFGEDAQPAAPAPLAEAAGASALPAEAADAPAPLAEVADAPAPRAEAADAPAPPAEAADAPAPRADAPAFPAEAADAPAPPAAREPEQPADPAKPTTRAELRRSARAQNPRT, translated from the coding sequence ATGACGACGCCCGCCACGACGCCGCCTCGCACGTCCGCCACCCTGCTGCGCGCGATTCCGACGTTCCTGCTCAACGCTCTCCGCGGCGCGCTGATCGGCATGGCCGAGCTGCTGCCGGGCATCTCCGGCGGCACGATCGCGCTGATCACGGGCGTCTACGAGCGGCTCATCGACTCGGCGTCGGCGGTCGTGTCGGCGTTCAAGCGGCTGCTTTTCGGCCCCGATCGCCGGGCCGGCTTCGGCGAGGAGATCCGCCGCGTCGAGTGGATGCTGATCGTCCCGGTGATCGTCGGCATGGGGGCGATGGTCCTCACCCTCGCGGGCATGATCGAGTCGCTGGTCTCCGACAACGCCGAGATGGCGCGCGGACTGTTCTTCGGTCTGGTCGCGGCGAGCATCATGGTCCCGCTGCAGCTCATCCCGCGGGCCCGCCGCAGTGTGGGCGCGCGCGTGGGCGGCGCCGTCGTGTTCGTGATCGCCGCCGTCGCCGCATTCTTCTCGGTGGAGTTCGCCGCGGGTGCGATCGAGGTGGAGCCGCCGCTGTGGGTCGTGTTCTTCGCGGCGATGGTCGCGGTGTGCGCGCTCGTGCTGCCGGGTGTCTCGGGCTCGTTCTTCCTGCTGGCGATCGGCCTGTACTCGCCGACCCTCATCGCCGTCGACGAACGGGATCTCGCCTACCTGGGGGTCTTCGCGGCTGGAGCCCTCGTGGGCCTGGTCACGATCGTCCGGGTCATGAAGTGGATGCTCGACCACCACCGCCGGCTCACGCTGATCGCGATGGCGGGTCTGATGCTCGGATCGCTGCGCGCCCTGTGGCCGTGGCAGACGCTGCCGGCCGGAGAGGATCACGGCGTGGGCACGCTCACCGCACCGTACGACCCGATCTCCGGGCCCGTCGTCATGGCCGTCGTCGGCGCGGCGCTCGTCGTCGGGCTCGTCGCCGTCGAGCGGCGACTGCAGCGCCAGGGCGCTCCCATCCACGTGATCGCCGAGGACCCCGCGCCGTTCGGCGAGGATGCGCAGCCGGCAGCCCCTGCCCCTCTGGCGGAGGCCGCGGGCGCCTCCGCCCTTCCGGCGGAGGCCGCGGACGCCCCTGCCCCTCTGGCGGAGGTCGCGGACGCCCCTGCCCCTCGGGCGGAGGCCGCGGACGCCCCTGCCCCTCCGGCGGAGGCCGCAGACGCCCCTGCCCCTCGCGCGGACGCCCCTGCCTTTCCGGCGGAGGCCGCAGACGCCCCCGCCCCTCCGGCGGCTCGCGAACCCGAGCAGCCCGCCGACCCGGCGAAACCGACCACGCGGGCCGAGCTGCGACGCTCAGCCCGAGCACAGAACCCGCGCACGTAG
- a CDS encoding mechanosensitive ion channel, giving the protein MWDDWLSFIIVSAISLGVALAVMIVITYVIRFFARKYGWPDELARRARRPFRWFVLMIGVWVAVAIAYPEEDWGRPFVTHMLAILAMAVLAWLLIALVMFGTDLMLQRFRVDVEDNSSARKIHTQVMILRRLAIALIIIIVVASALLSFPAVQTIGASLLASAGIASIVAGLAAQSTLSNMFAGVQLVFSDALRVDDVVVVEGEWGRVGEITLSYVVVDIWDQRKLVLPCTYFTTKPFQNWTRNGAEVLGTVELDVDWRVPIGRIRERLAKILSETELWDGRTQVVQATDATGGLVQVRILISAPDSGKLWDLRCIVREELIEFVQSEAPYALPVQRVMMDSADENRRPREAAPHEGMFSGSAEAEERHRQFTQAHNVVEVSGNLGEGSGDGGDGDG; this is encoded by the coding sequence GTGTGGGATGACTGGCTGAGTTTCATCATCGTCTCGGCGATCAGCCTGGGCGTCGCCCTGGCCGTGATGATCGTCATCACGTACGTCATCCGCTTCTTCGCGCGGAAGTACGGCTGGCCGGACGAGCTCGCGCGGCGCGCGCGGCGGCCGTTCCGCTGGTTCGTGCTCATGATCGGGGTCTGGGTCGCCGTGGCGATCGCCTACCCCGAGGAGGACTGGGGCCGCCCGTTCGTCACCCACATGCTCGCGATCCTCGCGATGGCCGTGCTCGCGTGGCTGCTGATCGCGCTGGTGATGTTCGGCACCGACCTGATGCTGCAGCGGTTCCGCGTCGACGTCGAGGACAACAGCTCCGCGCGCAAGATCCACACCCAGGTGATGATCCTGCGGCGCCTCGCGATCGCGCTCATCATCATCATCGTCGTCGCGTCCGCACTGCTGAGCTTCCCGGCCGTACAGACGATCGGCGCTTCCCTGCTGGCGTCCGCCGGGATCGCATCGATCGTCGCGGGCCTGGCCGCCCAGTCGACACTGTCGAACATGTTCGCCGGCGTGCAGCTGGTCTTCAGCGACGCCCTGCGCGTCGACGACGTCGTGGTGGTCGAGGGCGAGTGGGGTCGCGTCGGCGAGATCACCCTCAGCTACGTCGTCGTCGACATCTGGGATCAGCGCAAGCTCGTGCTCCCCTGCACCTACTTCACGACGAAACCGTTCCAGAACTGGACGCGCAACGGCGCCGAGGTGCTGGGCACGGTCGAACTCGACGTCGACTGGCGCGTGCCCATCGGGCGCATCCGAGAGCGGCTGGCGAAGATCCTCAGCGAGACAGAGCTGTGGGACGGTCGCACGCAGGTGGTGCAGGCGACGGATGCCACCGGTGGACTCGTCCAGGTGCGCATCCTCATCAGCGCCCCCGACTCGGGGAAGCTGTGGGATCTGCGCTGCATCGTGCGCGAGGAGCTGATCGAGTTCGTGCAGTCCGAGGCACCCTACGCGCTGCCGGTGCAGCGCGTGATGATGGACTCCGCCGACGAGAACAGGCGTCCGCGCGAGGCCGCGCCGCACGAGGGCATGTTCAGCGGCTCGGCCGAGGCCGAGGAACGGCACCGTCAGTTCACGCAGGCCCACAACGTCGTCGAGGTCTCCGGCAACCTCGGCGAGGGCAGCGGCGACGGGGGCGACGGCGACGGCTGA
- the aspS gene encoding aspartate--tRNA(Asn) ligase, with protein MSERVLVNQLQGLADGPVSVSGWVETVRDQKKVQFVILRDETGAVQLVNPATREVGDDATDEQRAALALTETISAMTHGTFLTVHGALKHDERVKLGGVEIKIGSLDVAAEALPETPIAADSHMDKRMDWRFLDLRQRRNNLIFRVQTTLEHAMRTYWVERDYIEIHTPKLMSSPSESRAELFQLEYFGDQTAYLAQSPQHFKQMAQAAGFGKVFEIADAFRADPSFTSRHATEFTSIDAEISWIDSHEDVAAMQEELLATAVAAVKEKHGDEIEELFGLTVEVPALPFPRIPLAEAHEIVEARGYKIPRTDGDLDPEGERQICAHVKETYGHDFVFITDYHPEIRPFYHMRNAETGMTKSYDLLYRGTEITTGAQREHRIEVLEAQAKEKGLELEGLEHYLDFFRFGVAPHGGFGMGLARLLMLLLGESSIREVTYLFRGPTRLAP; from the coding sequence GTGAGTGAACGCGTCCTCGTCAACCAGCTGCAGGGTCTCGCCGACGGTCCGGTCTCCGTCTCCGGATGGGTCGAGACGGTCCGCGATCAGAAGAAGGTGCAGTTCGTCATCCTGCGGGACGAGACCGGCGCCGTCCAGCTGGTCAACCCCGCGACCCGCGAGGTCGGCGACGACGCCACCGACGAGCAGCGCGCGGCCCTGGCGCTCACCGAGACCATCTCGGCGATGACGCACGGCACATTCCTGACCGTGCACGGTGCGCTCAAGCACGACGAGCGCGTCAAGCTCGGCGGGGTCGAGATCAAGATCGGGTCGCTCGACGTCGCCGCCGAGGCGCTCCCCGAGACGCCCATCGCGGCCGACAGCCACATGGACAAGCGCATGGACTGGCGCTTCCTGGACCTGCGCCAGCGCCGCAACAACCTGATCTTCCGCGTGCAGACGACGCTCGAGCACGCGATGCGCACCTACTGGGTCGAGCGCGACTACATCGAGATCCACACGCCCAAGCTCATGTCGAGCCCGTCGGAGTCGCGTGCCGAACTGTTCCAGCTCGAGTACTTCGGCGACCAGACGGCCTACCTGGCGCAGAGTCCGCAGCACTTCAAGCAGATGGCCCAGGCCGCCGGCTTCGGCAAGGTGTTCGAGATCGCCGACGCCTTCCGCGCTGACCCGTCGTTCACGAGCCGTCACGCGACGGAGTTCACCTCGATCGACGCCGAGATCAGCTGGATCGACTCGCACGAGGATGTCGCGGCCATGCAGGAGGAGCTCCTGGCCACGGCCGTCGCCGCCGTCAAGGAGAAGCACGGCGACGAGATCGAAGAGCTGTTCGGGCTCACCGTCGAGGTGCCCGCCCTGCCGTTCCCGCGCATCCCGCTGGCCGAGGCCCACGAGATCGTCGAGGCGCGCGGCTACAAGATCCCCCGCACGGACGGCGACCTCGACCCCGAGGGCGAGCGCCAGATCTGCGCGCACGTCAAGGAGACCTACGGGCACGACTTCGTGTTCATCACGGACTACCACCCCGAGATCCGGCCGTTCTATCACATGCGCAACGCCGAGACCGGGATGACCAAGAGCTACGACCTGCTCTACCGCGGCACCGAGATCACCACCGGCGCGCAGCGCGAGCACCGCATCGAGGTGCTCGAGGCGCAGGCGAAGGAGAAGGGCCTCGAGCTCGAGGGGCTCGAGCACTACCTCGACTTCTTCCGCTTCGGCGTCGCGCCGCACGGCGGCTTCGGCATGGGCCTCGCGCGCCTGCTGATGCTTCTGCTGGGCGAGTCGTCGATCCGCGAGGTCACGTACCTGTTCCGGGGACCCACTCGCCTCGCGCCCTGA
- a CDS encoding TrkA family potassium uptake protein yields the protein MVERIRSDAPVLVIGLGRFGAACAGELDRLDREVLAIDESMDLVQKWSERVTHTVQADARNIDALKQIGAQDFQVAVVAVGSSIEASVLITANLVDLKVPQIWAKAVSQSHGKILARVGANHVIYPEREAGERVAHLVSGRMLDFIRFDDDFVLAKMYPPKFIRGVGLNESGVRTKYSVTVVGVKSPGKPFRYAEANTVVTNHDLIIVSGTNSDIERFAALDR from the coding sequence TTGGTTGAGCGCATCCGCAGCGACGCCCCCGTCCTCGTCATCGGGCTGGGCCGGTTCGGGGCCGCGTGTGCGGGGGAGCTCGACCGACTCGACCGCGAGGTCCTCGCCATCGACGAGAGCATGGATCTCGTCCAGAAGTGGTCCGAACGGGTGACCCACACCGTCCAGGCGGACGCGCGCAACATCGACGCGCTCAAGCAGATCGGCGCGCAGGACTTCCAGGTCGCCGTCGTGGCCGTCGGCTCGTCGATCGAGGCATCCGTCCTGATCACCGCGAACCTCGTGGATCTGAAGGTGCCGCAGATCTGGGCGAAGGCGGTCTCGCAGTCGCACGGCAAGATCCTCGCTCGCGTCGGCGCCAACCACGTCATCTACCCCGAGCGCGAGGCCGGCGAGCGCGTCGCCCACCTCGTGAGCGGCCGGATGCTGGACTTCATCCGCTTCGACGACGACTTCGTGCTGGCGAAGATGTACCCGCCGAAGTTCATCCGCGGCGTGGGCCTGAACGAGTCGGGCGTGCGCACGAAGTACTCCGTCACGGTCGTGGGCGTGAAGAGCCCGGGCAAGCCCTTCCGCTACGCGGAGGCGAACACCGTCGTGACCAACCACGATCTCATCATCGTCTCGGGGACGAACTCCGACATCGAGCGCTTCGCCGCCCTCGACCGCTGA
- a CDS encoding histidine phosphatase family protein: MPADRLHLVRHGEVHNPERVLYGRLPGYRLSEDGRRMARQAADYVQSLERPVSALVCSPLQRTQESAEPFTELFGLEPRIDERVIEPTNVFEGRRMKRALMNPWNWRHLRRPSRPSWGEPYAAVIARMDAAMSEAWDSVPSGDVVIVSHQLPIWITHLAVAGLPGKHDPRHRRCALSSVTSFERVDGGWREYGYAEPATTTGSIDVGAV, translated from the coding sequence GTGCCCGCCGATCGCCTTCATCTCGTTCGCCACGGCGAGGTGCACAACCCCGAGCGCGTGCTGTACGGACGCCTCCCCGGCTACCGGCTGAGCGAGGACGGCCGCCGCATGGCGCGCCAGGCCGCCGACTACGTCCAGTCGCTCGAGCGCCCGGTGAGTGCCCTCGTGTGCTCGCCCCTGCAGCGGACGCAGGAGTCGGCCGAGCCCTTCACCGAACTGTTCGGCCTCGAGCCCCGCATCGACGAGCGCGTCATCGAGCCCACCAACGTCTTCGAGGGGCGCCGCATGAAGCGCGCGCTCATGAACCCGTGGAACTGGCGGCACCTGCGCCGCCCCTCGCGGCCCAGCTGGGGCGAGCCGTACGCCGCGGTGATCGCGCGCATGGACGCCGCGATGTCCGAAGCGTGGGACTCCGTGCCCTCGGGTGACGTCGTCATCGTGTCGCACCAGCTGCCGATCTGGATTACCCATCTCGCGGTGGCGGGTCTGCCCGGCAAGCACGATCCCCGCCACCGCCGCTGTGCGCTGTCGAGCGTGACCAGCTTCGAGCGGGTCGACGGCGGGTGGCGCGAATACGGTTACGCCGAGCCGGCCACGACGACCGGCTCCATCGATGTCGGAGCAGTATGA
- a CDS encoding GNAT family N-acetyltransferase, with amino-acid sequence MTAADLDFRPAEPAEADALWALTLRSLGHWGHPENHPDLIARMTAEDAITAAYIRDNDTWVLASGDGTPVGYYGLKPIEDGMDLTYMFLEPEAIGGGLGRRMWDHAVARARTSGRDRMRIVSDPMSIGFYATMGAELERTVALAPDFELGVMWLPLIDGGEPAGRTGR; translated from the coding sequence ATGACCGCCGCCGACCTGGACTTCCGACCCGCCGAACCCGCGGAAGCCGATGCGCTCTGGGCGCTCACGCTCAGATCCCTCGGCCATTGGGGCCATCCCGAGAACCACCCGGACCTCATCGCCCGGATGACCGCCGAGGACGCGATCACGGCCGCCTACATCCGGGACAACGACACGTGGGTCCTCGCGTCGGGCGACGGCACGCCCGTCGGCTACTACGGTCTGAAGCCGATCGAGGACGGCATGGACCTGACCTACATGTTCCTCGAGCCCGAGGCGATCGGCGGCGGGCTCGGACGACGCATGTGGGATCACGCGGTCGCCCGTGCGCGCACGAGCGGTCGGGACCGGATGCGGATCGTGTCGGATCCGATGTCGATCGGCTTCTACGCCACGATGGGCGCCGAGCTCGAGCGCACGGTCGCCCTCGCGCCCGACTTCGAGCTGGGCGTCATGTGGCTTCCGCTCATCGACGGCGGCGAGCCGGCGGGACGCACCGGACGCTGA
- a CDS encoding potassium transporter TrkG translates to MPIIDLARPWRRRRLRVHPAQAVVLGFAGVILLGAVLLTLPISAASGMATDFDDAVFTATSAVCVTGLVTLDTATHWSGFGLTVIMLLIQVGGLGIMIVASLIGVLLARRLSVRSRLNAAAETTAIGRDDVRRVVKGIVLISFSIEAVVFVLLFLRFVGAYGYSFGEGLWHALFHAVSSFNNAGFALYTDNLIGFATDPFICLPICAAIILGGLGFPVMIQLRREWRHPLHWTMNTRLVLWGTALLLVVGTVYITAIEWSNPGTLGQYESPWSRLLIGFFHAVQVRTAGFNSVDIGLMHDETWVGMDVLMFIGGGPAGTAGGIKVTTFGVLFFILLTELRGEGAVNIFGKRLSRAVHRQAISVVLVAIGAVMTAVVSIMIITGLPFDRVLFEAVSAFGTVGLSTGITWEMPPAAELILVVLMFLGRIGPLTLGSALALRDRRILYEYPKERPAIG, encoded by the coding sequence GTGCCGATCATCGACCTCGCGCGCCCGTGGCGCAGGCGCCGATTGCGCGTTCATCCCGCCCAGGCGGTGGTGCTCGGCTTCGCCGGGGTCATCCTGCTCGGCGCGGTGCTGCTGACGCTGCCGATCTCGGCGGCCTCGGGGATGGCGACCGACTTCGACGACGCCGTCTTCACGGCGACCTCGGCGGTGTGCGTGACGGGCCTGGTGACCCTCGACACCGCCACGCACTGGAGCGGCTTCGGCCTGACGGTGATCATGCTGCTGATCCAGGTGGGCGGCCTCGGCATCATGATCGTGGCGTCGCTGATCGGGGTGCTGCTGGCCCGGCGGCTCAGCGTCCGGTCGCGCTTGAACGCCGCGGCCGAGACGACGGCCATCGGGCGGGACGACGTGCGCCGCGTCGTGAAGGGGATCGTGCTGATCTCGTTCTCGATCGAGGCCGTCGTCTTCGTCCTGCTGTTCCTGAGATTCGTCGGCGCCTACGGCTACAGCTTCGGCGAGGGCCTGTGGCACGCGCTGTTCCATGCCGTCTCCTCGTTCAACAACGCCGGGTTCGCGCTCTACACCGACAACCTGATCGGGTTCGCGACCGATCCGTTCATATGCCTGCCGATCTGCGCCGCGATCATCCTGGGCGGTCTCGGGTTCCCGGTGATGATCCAGCTGCGGCGCGAGTGGCGGCATCCGCTCCACTGGACGATGAACACGCGCCTCGTGCTGTGGGGGACCGCACTGCTGCTGGTGGTAGGCACCGTCTACATCACCGCGATCGAGTGGTCGAACCCCGGCACCCTCGGCCAGTACGAGAGCCCGTGGTCGCGCCTGCTCATCGGCTTCTTCCATGCCGTGCAGGTGCGCACCGCGGGGTTCAACTCCGTCGACATCGGGCTCATGCACGACGAGACCTGGGTCGGCATGGACGTGCTGATGTTCATCGGCGGCGGCCCTGCCGGAACCGCCGGCGGAATCAAGGTCACCACCTTCGGCGTGCTGTTCTTCATCCTGCTGACCGAGCTGCGCGGCGAAGGGGCCGTGAACATCTTCGGCAAGCGCCTGTCGCGCGCCGTGCACCGGCAGGCCATCTCGGTCGTGCTCGTCGCGATCGGCGCCGTCATGACCGCCGTCGTTTCGATCATGATCATCACCGGACTCCCGTTCGACCGCGTGCTGTTCGAGGCGGTGTCGGCCTTCGGCACCGTGGGACTGTCGACGGGCATCACGTGGGAGATGCCGCCGGCCGCCGAGCTGATCCTCGTCGTGCTGATGTTCCTCGGCCGCATCGGCCCGCTGACGCTCGGATCCGCGCTCGCCCTGCGCGATCGCCGGATCCTCTACGAGTACCCGAAGGAGAGGCCCGCCATTGGCTAA
- a CDS encoding helix-turn-helix domain-containing protein → MAELPDVRFLTVAEVAELMRVSKMTVYRLVHSGELPAVRFGRSYRVPESAVTEALRRPIADVG, encoded by the coding sequence ATGGCCGAGCTGCCCGATGTTCGCTTCCTGACCGTGGCCGAGGTCGCGGAACTCATGCGCGTGTCGAAGATGACGGTCTACCGTCTCGTGCATTCCGGCGAGCTGCCGGCGGTGCGATTCGGACGCAGCTACCGCGTGCCCGAATCGGCCGTCACCGAGGCTCTGCGCAGGCCTATTGCGGATGTCGGCTAG
- a CDS encoding glutaredoxin family protein — translation MTTLTLIGKDGCHLCDVAREVIETVVMDLPEDAVEIEELSILEDPALYEQWWEKIPVVLVDGELHAHWRVSPERLRAALEAAE, via the coding sequence GTGACGACTCTCACCTTGATCGGCAAGGACGGCTGCCACCTGTGCGACGTGGCGCGCGAGGTCATCGAGACCGTCGTGATGGATCTGCCCGAGGACGCCGTCGAGATCGAGGAGCTGTCGATCCTCGAGGATCCGGCCCTCTACGAGCAGTGGTGGGAGAAGATCCCGGTCGTGCTCGTCGACGGCGAGCTCCACGCGCACTGGCGCGTGTCGCCCGAGAGGCTGCGTGCGGCACTGGAGGCCGCGGAATAG
- a CDS encoding potassium transporter TrkG → MATGASSAASHPRRAAGKAAGKAVMEFVRDFATSSPARFAIVVFGSLVLLFTALLSLPIAAADNKVTPLADALFTAMSTICVTGLVTVDTATHWSAVGKTIIFIGVNIGGMGVLTLASILGMAISRRLGLRAKLIAAGDSNPLRVHGGPVNEGQTVRLGEVGQLLRTVALSTLVIEGAIAIALYPALVMAGITPLNALWEAPFYAAMAFTNTGFTPNPGGLAPFADDYFLLTVLMVAVFLGSIGFPVIYALSRHVWHISRWSLHTKLTLITTMALFFAGAGAFLALEFDNPGTFGSMDAADTTFQAFFLSAMTRSGGFAVVDVGELYGSSLIVGSMLMFVGGGSASTAGGIKVTTLAVLALAVWSEAQGRASVQAFRRRIPSDVQRVAISVLAWGATIVAVATITVAQITKAPVADVLFDVISAFGTVGLSTGLTEALPDPAVYVMAVTIFMGRVGTVTLAAAVAATSRSQHYSLPVERPIVG, encoded by the coding sequence ATGGCGACGGGTGCATCCTCGGCGGCATCACACCCGCGCCGGGCCGCAGGCAAGGCCGCAGGCAAGGCCGTCATGGAGTTCGTCCGCGACTTCGCCACGTCGTCGCCCGCGCGATTCGCCATCGTCGTCTTCGGCTCCCTGGTCCTGCTGTTCACCGCCCTGCTGTCGCTGCCGATCGCCGCCGCCGACAACAAGGTGACCCCGCTCGCCGATGCGCTGTTCACGGCGATGTCGACGATCTGCGTCACGGGCCTGGTGACCGTCGACACCGCCACGCACTGGTCGGCGGTGGGCAAGACGATCATCTTCATCGGCGTGAACATCGGCGGCATGGGCGTGCTGACGCTCGCGTCGATCCTGGGCATGGCGATCTCGCGCCGGCTGGGCCTTCGCGCCAAGCTCATCGCGGCGGGCGACTCCAACCCGCTGCGCGTGCACGGCGGGCCCGTCAACGAGGGCCAGACGGTCCGCCTCGGCGAGGTCGGCCAACTGCTGCGCACCGTGGCGCTGTCGACCCTCGTCATCGAAGGCGCCATCGCGATCGCGCTGTATCCGGCGCTCGTGATGGCGGGCATCACGCCGCTGAACGCCCTGTGGGAGGCGCCGTTCTACGCCGCGATGGCCTTCACCAACACCGGGTTCACGCCGAACCCCGGTGGCCTCGCGCCCTTCGCCGACGACTATTTCCTGCTCACGGTGCTGATGGTCGCCGTGTTCCTCGGCAGCATCGGATTCCCGGTGATCTACGCCCTGTCGCGTCACGTGTGGCACATCAGCCGCTGGTCGCTGCACACCAAGCTGACCCTCATCACGACGATGGCGCTGTTCTTCGCCGGCGCGGGCGCGTTCCTCGCCCTGGAGTTCGACAACCCCGGCACGTTCGGGTCGATGGACGCAGCGGATACGACGTTCCAGGCGTTCTTCCTGTCCGCCATGACCCGCTCGGGCGGTTTCGCCGTGGTCGACGTGGGAGAGCTCTACGGGTCGAGCCTCATCGTCGGCTCGATGCTGATGTTCGTCGGCGGCGGCTCGGCGTCGACCGCCGGCGGCATCAAGGTGACGACGCTGGCGGTGCTCGCGCTCGCGGTGTGGTCCGAGGCTCAGGGCCGCGCATCGGTCCAGGCGTTCCGGCGCCGCATCCCCAGCGACGTCCAGCGCGTGGCGATCTCGGTTCTCGCGTGGGGCGCGACGATCGTGGCGGTGGCGACCATCACCGTCGCGCAGATCACGAAGGCGCCGGTCGCCGACGTGCTGTTCGACGTCATTTCGGCGTTCGGCACGGTGGGCCTGTCGACGGGCCTCACCGAGGCGCTGCCCGATCCGGCGGTCTACGTGATGGCCGTCACGATCTTCATGGGCCGCGTTGGTACAGTGACACTCGCCGCGGCCGTGGCCGCGACGTCCCGTTCGCAGCATTACTCGCTGCCCGTCGAAAGGCCGATCGTTGGTTGA
- a CDS encoding metalloregulator ArsR/SmtB family transcription factor, with protein MADIFDVIADGTRRDILRLLLDRASAGDGGTSVSHIVQELGTSQPTVSKHLKVLREAHLVTVREEGQHRYYSLDAAPLDTVDDWLVPFLDAAPQEAESTAPALPGSAVRAADAVGRAAASTRYALGNALKKLPGR; from the coding sequence ATGGCGGACATCTTCGACGTGATCGCGGACGGCACGCGCCGCGACATTCTTCGACTGCTCCTCGATCGCGCCTCCGCCGGGGATGGTGGTACGAGCGTCTCGCATATCGTGCAGGAACTCGGCACGAGCCAGCCCACGGTCTCGAAGCATCTGAAGGTGCTGCGCGAGGCGCACCTGGTGACGGTGCGCGAGGAGGGCCAGCACCGCTACTACAGTCTCGACGCCGCTCCGCTGGACACGGTCGACGACTGGCTGGTGCCGTTCCTCGACGCCGCCCCGCAGGAGGCCGAGAGCACCGCGCCGGCGCTGCCGGGCTCGGCGGTGCGCGCCGCCGACGCGGTCGGCCGGGCGGCGGCATCCACCAGGTACGCCCTGGGGAACGCGCTGAAGAAGCTGCCCGGCCGCTGA
- a CDS encoding TrkA family potassium uptake protein has product MAKFSLFADTSRRIAEVDSVVVIGLGRFGAALAEELMASGTEVLGIDTDEEIVQSYNGVLTQVVRADSTKEEVLRQLSVDQFDRVVVAIGHDVQASILTSSILLLLKVPVIWAKAVGEQHGRILEQLGVHHVIYPEREMGRRVAHLVRGAAQDYLEIEVGYSLAKLVVPASFTGTPLGETDLRRRHGVTVSAFKPTDGAWRNAENSTVLQPGDKILIVGPTSRVEAVAQLR; this is encoded by the coding sequence TTGGCTAAGTTCTCGCTGTTCGCCGACACCTCGCGACGTATCGCCGAGGTCGACTCGGTCGTCGTGATCGGGCTCGGGCGCTTCGGCGCCGCGCTCGCCGAAGAGCTCATGGCGTCGGGCACCGAGGTGCTCGGCATCGACACCGACGAAGAGATCGTGCAGTCCTACAACGGCGTCCTCACGCAGGTCGTGCGCGCCGACTCGACGAAGGAGGAGGTGCTGCGGCAGCTGTCGGTCGACCAGTTCGACCGCGTCGTCGTCGCGATCGGGCACGACGTGCAGGCGTCGATCCTGACCTCGTCGATCCTGCTGCTGCTGAAGGTGCCCGTCATCTGGGCGAAGGCCGTGGGTGAGCAGCACGGACGCATCCTCGAGCAGCTCGGCGTGCACCACGTGATCTACCCCGAGCGCGAGATGGGGCGCCGCGTCGCCCACCTCGTCCGGGGTGCGGCCCAGGACTACCTCGAGATCGAGGTGGGGTACTCGCTCGCCAAGCTCGTCGTGCCGGCATCTTTCACCGGGACGCCGCTGGGCGAGACCGATCTGCGGCGCAGGCACGGCGTGACGGTGTCGGCGTTCAAGCCGACGGACGGCGCGTGGCGCAACGCCGAGAACAGCACGGTGCTGCAGCCCGGCGACAAGATCCTCATCGTCGGGCCGACCAGCCGCGTGGAGGCCGTGGCTCAGCTGCGCTGA
- a CDS encoding AURKAIP1/COX24 domain-containing protein, whose amino-acid sequence MGSVIKKRRKRMAKKKHRKLLRKTRHQRRNKK is encoded by the coding sequence GTGGGTTCTGTCATCAAGAAGCGCCGCAAGCGCATGGCGAAGAAGAAGCACCGCAAGCTGCTTCGCAAGACTCGCCACCAGCGCCGCAACAAGAAGTAA